Proteins from a single region of Oryza brachyantha chromosome 6, ObraRS2, whole genome shotgun sequence:
- the LOC102720246 gene encoding nuclear poly(A) polymerase 4 isoform X3 → MAASNAAAEPPKQYGITKPISLAGPAEADLQKTAELEKFLVEASLYESPEESARREEVLKELDKIVKDWVKHLTSQRGYTDQMVEEANAVLFTFGSYRLGVHGPGADVDTLCVGPSYVNREEDFFIVLHDILAQTEEVTELQPVPDAHVPVMKFKFHGISIDLLYASVSLLVVPPELDISQGSVLYDVDEVTVRSLNGCRVADQILRLVPNVENFRATLRCLKYWAKKRGVYSNVTGFLGGVNWALLVARVCQLYPNAVPSMLVSRFFRVFTQWQWPNPVMLCAIEEDELGFPVWDPRKYHRDRSHHMPIITPAYPCMNSSYNVSTSTLRVMMEQFQFGNKICQEIDMNKANWSALFEPFQFFEAYKNYLQVDIIAEDGEDLRLWKGWVESRLRQLTLKIERDTYGMLQCHPYPHEYADPSRQCAHCAFFMGLSRKEGAKIQEGQQFDIRGTVDEFRHDISMYGYWRPGMELAVSHVRRKQIPSYVFPEGYKRPRPLRHINHQQQSNKNNVEDGAANRSPDGQPKRKHDAAGAYDSEPGRTAKRTSMSPSISPNRQRTSSPPSGNIADASGASGGSPVSLANGPEQANCLNSPLASEKSLDSVASGSKCVEGVCSGDSSKERDTCIPSIKNCTTTTEAVCTSLKRVAEKVVSELVGSESLGSNKSAELLERSEEMESVLVENVHFGGNGVAQSGLPEELEPNNGIEVVSKAHAGVNPDVPQKASLRSASKGDC, encoded by the exons ATGGCGGCCTCTAATGCCGCAGCCGAGCCCCCGAAGCAGTACGGGATAACGAAACCGATATCGTTGGCTGGGCCGGCGGAGGCTGACCTCCAGAAGACGGCGGAGTTGGAGAAG TTCTTGGTTGAAGCCAGTCTATACGAGAGCCCGGAGGAGTCGGCTAGGCGAGAGGAGGTGCTAAAGGAGCTCGATAAG ATTGTAAAAGATTGGGTGAAGCATTTAACTAGCCAGAGAGGTTACACTGATCAGATGGTTGAGGAGGCAAATGCTGTGCTCTTTACGTTTGGGTCATACCGTTTAGGG GTTCATGGACCTGGAGCTGATGTTGATACTTTATGTGTTGGGCCTTCATATGTGAATCGTGAG GAGGATTTCTTTATTGTACTACATGACATATTGGCACAAACCGAGGAAGTTACTGAATTGCAACCTGTACCTGATGCACATGTTCCTgttatgaaatttaaattccaTGGAATATCAATTGATCTTCTTTATGCCAGTGTCTCTCTCTTAGTAGTGCCACCA GAGTTGGATATATCACAAGGATCAGTACTGTATGATGTTGATGAAGTAACTGTTCGCAGTCTTAATGGGTGCAGAGTAGCTGACCAGATTCTTAGGCTTGTTCCAAATGTTGAG AACTTTCGAGCAACACTGAGGTGTTTGAAGTACTGGGCGAAAAAAAGAGGAGTTTACTCTAAT GTTACTGGTTTTCTTGGGGGTGTCAATTGGGCTTTACTTGTTGCACGTGTCTGCCAGCTCTATCCTAATGCTGTGCCAAGTATGTTGGTCTCAAGATTCTTTAGAGTTTTTACTCAATGGCAGTGGCCAAATCCCGTGATGCTTTGTGCTATTGAGGAGGATGAACTTGGTTTTCCTGTTTGGGATCCACGTAAATATCACCGTGACAGATCTCATCATATGCCCATCATAACCCCAGCTTATCCCTGCATGAACTCCAGCTATAATGTTTCAACAAGCACACTGAGGGTTATGATGGAGCAATTCCAGTTTGGCAACAAAATTTGCCAG GAAATTGATATGAATAAGGCTAATTGGTCTGCTCTTTTTGAGCCTTTCCAATTTTTTGAAGCCTATAAGAATTATCTCCAGGTTGACATCATCGCTGAAGATGGAGAAGATCTTAGACTGTGGAAGGGATGGGTTGAATCTCGGTTGAGACAACTGACTTTGAAG ATTGAAAGAGACACATATGGAATGTTACAATGCCATCCTTACCCTCATGAGTATGCTGACCCTTCTAGACAATGTGCTCATTGTGCTTTCTTCATGGGCTTATCAAGGAAAGAAGGTGCGAAAATACAGGAGGGCCAACAGTTTGATATTCGTGGCACagtagatgaatttaggcacGACATCAGCATGTATGGGTACTGGAGGCCTGGGATGGAGTTGGCTGTTTCTCATGTTCGGAGGAAGCAAATTCCATCATATGTGTTCCCAGAGGGCTATAAGAGACCTCGTCCTTTGAGGCATATAAATCATCAGCAacaatctaataaaaataatgttgaaGATGGAGCAGCGAATAGATCCCCAGATGGTCAGCCCAAAAGAAAGCACGATGCAGCTGGGGCTTATGATAGTGAACCCGGCAGAACTGCGAAGAGGACCTCAATGAGCCCCTCAATTAGTCCAAATCGGCAGAGAACCTCATCACCTCCATCTGGCAATATTGCTGATGCTTCTGGTGCAAGTGGTGGAAGTCCGGTTTCACTTGCCAATGGTCCAGAACAGGCAAATTGTTTGAATTCACCACTGGCATCTGAAAAAAGTTTGGACTCTGTTGCATCGGGCTCGAAGTGTGTGGAAGGGGTTTGCTCTGGTGACTCTTCTAAAGAGCGTGATACCTGCATTCCCAGTATCAAGAACTGCACCACTACAACCGAAGCTGTATGTACATCTTTAAAGCGTGTTGCGGAAAAAGTTGTATCAGAGCTCGTTGGAAGTGAAAGCTTGGGAAGCAACAAAAGTGCGGAGTTATTGGAGAGATCTGAGGAGATGGAGAGTGTTCTTGTTGAAAATGTGCATTTCGGTGGGAATGGAGTTGCTCAGAGTGGCCTCCCCGAAGAGTTAGAG cCAAACAATGGGATTGAAGTGGTTTCTAAAGCTCATGCAGGTGTGAACCCGGATGTACCCCAGAAGGCATCGTTGAG ATCTGCAAGCAAGGGGGACTGTTAA
- the LOC102720246 gene encoding nuclear poly(A) polymerase 4 isoform X2: MAASNAAAEPPKQYGITKPISLAGPAEADLQKTAELEKFLVEASLYESPEESARREEVLKELDKIVKDWVKHLTSQRGYTDQMVEEANAVLFTFGSYRLGVHGPGADVDTLCVGPSYVNREEDFFIVLHDILAQTEEVTELQPVPDAHVPVMKFKFHGISIDLLYASVSLLVVPPELDISQGSVLYDVDEVTVRSLNGCRVADQILRLVPNVENFRATLRCLKYWAKKRGVYSNVTGFLGGVNWALLVARVCQLYPNAVPSMLVSRFFRVFTQWQWPNPVMLCAIEEDELGFPVWDPRKYHRDRSHHMPIITPAYPCMNSSYNVSTSTLRVMMEQFQFGNKICQEIDMNKANWSALFEPFQFFEAYKNYLQVDIIAEDGEDLRLWKGWVESRLRQLTLKIERDTYGMLQCHPYPHEYADPSRQCAHCAFFMGLSRKEGAKIQEGQQFDIRGTVDEFRHDISMYGYWRPGMELAVSHVRRKQIPSYVFPEGYKRPRPLRHINHQQQSNKNNVEDGAANRSPDGQPKRKHDAAGAYDSEPGRTAKRTSMSPSISPNRQRTSSPPSGNIADASGASGGSPVSLANGPEQANCLNSPLASEKSLDSVASGSKCVEGVCSGDSSKERDTCIPSIKNCTTTTEAVCTSLKRVAEKVVSELVGSESLGSNKSAELLERSEEMESVLVENVHFGGNGVAQSGLPEELEPNNGIEVVSKAHAGVNPDVPQKASLRVSLTSTA; this comes from the exons ATGGCGGCCTCTAATGCCGCAGCCGAGCCCCCGAAGCAGTACGGGATAACGAAACCGATATCGTTGGCTGGGCCGGCGGAGGCTGACCTCCAGAAGACGGCGGAGTTGGAGAAG TTCTTGGTTGAAGCCAGTCTATACGAGAGCCCGGAGGAGTCGGCTAGGCGAGAGGAGGTGCTAAAGGAGCTCGATAAG ATTGTAAAAGATTGGGTGAAGCATTTAACTAGCCAGAGAGGTTACACTGATCAGATGGTTGAGGAGGCAAATGCTGTGCTCTTTACGTTTGGGTCATACCGTTTAGGG GTTCATGGACCTGGAGCTGATGTTGATACTTTATGTGTTGGGCCTTCATATGTGAATCGTGAG GAGGATTTCTTTATTGTACTACATGACATATTGGCACAAACCGAGGAAGTTACTGAATTGCAACCTGTACCTGATGCACATGTTCCTgttatgaaatttaaattccaTGGAATATCAATTGATCTTCTTTATGCCAGTGTCTCTCTCTTAGTAGTGCCACCA GAGTTGGATATATCACAAGGATCAGTACTGTATGATGTTGATGAAGTAACTGTTCGCAGTCTTAATGGGTGCAGAGTAGCTGACCAGATTCTTAGGCTTGTTCCAAATGTTGAG AACTTTCGAGCAACACTGAGGTGTTTGAAGTACTGGGCGAAAAAAAGAGGAGTTTACTCTAAT GTTACTGGTTTTCTTGGGGGTGTCAATTGGGCTTTACTTGTTGCACGTGTCTGCCAGCTCTATCCTAATGCTGTGCCAAGTATGTTGGTCTCAAGATTCTTTAGAGTTTTTACTCAATGGCAGTGGCCAAATCCCGTGATGCTTTGTGCTATTGAGGAGGATGAACTTGGTTTTCCTGTTTGGGATCCACGTAAATATCACCGTGACAGATCTCATCATATGCCCATCATAACCCCAGCTTATCCCTGCATGAACTCCAGCTATAATGTTTCAACAAGCACACTGAGGGTTATGATGGAGCAATTCCAGTTTGGCAACAAAATTTGCCAG GAAATTGATATGAATAAGGCTAATTGGTCTGCTCTTTTTGAGCCTTTCCAATTTTTTGAAGCCTATAAGAATTATCTCCAGGTTGACATCATCGCTGAAGATGGAGAAGATCTTAGACTGTGGAAGGGATGGGTTGAATCTCGGTTGAGACAACTGACTTTGAAG ATTGAAAGAGACACATATGGAATGTTACAATGCCATCCTTACCCTCATGAGTATGCTGACCCTTCTAGACAATGTGCTCATTGTGCTTTCTTCATGGGCTTATCAAGGAAAGAAGGTGCGAAAATACAGGAGGGCCAACAGTTTGATATTCGTGGCACagtagatgaatttaggcacGACATCAGCATGTATGGGTACTGGAGGCCTGGGATGGAGTTGGCTGTTTCTCATGTTCGGAGGAAGCAAATTCCATCATATGTGTTCCCAGAGGGCTATAAGAGACCTCGTCCTTTGAGGCATATAAATCATCAGCAacaatctaataaaaataatgttgaaGATGGAGCAGCGAATAGATCCCCAGATGGTCAGCCCAAAAGAAAGCACGATGCAGCTGGGGCTTATGATAGTGAACCCGGCAGAACTGCGAAGAGGACCTCAATGAGCCCCTCAATTAGTCCAAATCGGCAGAGAACCTCATCACCTCCATCTGGCAATATTGCTGATGCTTCTGGTGCAAGTGGTGGAAGTCCGGTTTCACTTGCCAATGGTCCAGAACAGGCAAATTGTTTGAATTCACCACTGGCATCTGAAAAAAGTTTGGACTCTGTTGCATCGGGCTCGAAGTGTGTGGAAGGGGTTTGCTCTGGTGACTCTTCTAAAGAGCGTGATACCTGCATTCCCAGTATCAAGAACTGCACCACTACAACCGAAGCTGTATGTACATCTTTAAAGCGTGTTGCGGAAAAAGTTGTATCAGAGCTCGTTGGAAGTGAAAGCTTGGGAAGCAACAAAAGTGCGGAGTTATTGGAGAGATCTGAGGAGATGGAGAGTGTTCTTGTTGAAAATGTGCATTTCGGTGGGAATGGAGTTGCTCAGAGTGGCCTCCCCGAAGAGTTAGAG cCAAACAATGGGATTGAAGTGGTTTCTAAAGCTCATGCAGGTGTGAACCCGGATGTACCCCAGAAGGCATCGTTGAG GGTTAGTCTGACATCAACTGCTTGA
- the LOC102720246 gene encoding nuclear poly(A) polymerase 4 isoform X1, with the protein MAASNAAAEPPKQYGITKPISLAGPAEADLQKTAELEKFLVEASLYESPEESARREEVLKELDKIVKDWVKHLTSQRGYTDQMVEEANAVLFTFGSYRLGVHGPGADVDTLCVGPSYVNREEDFFIVLHDILAQTEEVTELQPVPDAHVPVMKFKFHGISIDLLYASVSLLVVPPELDISQGSVLYDVDEVTVRSLNGCRVADQILRLVPNVENFRATLRCLKYWAKKRGVYSNVTGFLGGVNWALLVARVCQLYPNAVPSMLVSRFFRVFTQWQWPNPVMLCAIEEDELGFPVWDPRKYHRDRSHHMPIITPAYPCMNSSYNVSTSTLRVMMEQFQFGNKICQEIDMNKANWSALFEPFQFFEAYKNYLQVDIIAEDGEDLRLWKGWVESRLRQLTLKIERDTYGMLQCHPYPHEYADPSRQCAHCAFFMGLSRKEGAKIQEGQQFDIRGTVDEFRHDISMYGYWRPGMELAVSHVRRKQIPSYVFPEGYKRPRPLRHINHQQQSNKNNVEDGAANRSPDGQPKRKHDAAGAYDSEPGRTAKRTSMSPSISPNRQRTSSPPSGNIADASGASGGSPVSLANGPEQANCLNSPLASEKSLDSVASGSKCVEGVCSGDSSKERDTCIPSIKNCTTTTEAVCTSLKRVAEKVVSELVGSESLGSNKSAELLERSEEMESVLVENVHFGGNGVAQSGLPEELEPNNGIEVVSKAHAGVNPDVPQKASLRHDPKLNPYLQARGTVKGRWR; encoded by the exons ATGGCGGCCTCTAATGCCGCAGCCGAGCCCCCGAAGCAGTACGGGATAACGAAACCGATATCGTTGGCTGGGCCGGCGGAGGCTGACCTCCAGAAGACGGCGGAGTTGGAGAAG TTCTTGGTTGAAGCCAGTCTATACGAGAGCCCGGAGGAGTCGGCTAGGCGAGAGGAGGTGCTAAAGGAGCTCGATAAG ATTGTAAAAGATTGGGTGAAGCATTTAACTAGCCAGAGAGGTTACACTGATCAGATGGTTGAGGAGGCAAATGCTGTGCTCTTTACGTTTGGGTCATACCGTTTAGGG GTTCATGGACCTGGAGCTGATGTTGATACTTTATGTGTTGGGCCTTCATATGTGAATCGTGAG GAGGATTTCTTTATTGTACTACATGACATATTGGCACAAACCGAGGAAGTTACTGAATTGCAACCTGTACCTGATGCACATGTTCCTgttatgaaatttaaattccaTGGAATATCAATTGATCTTCTTTATGCCAGTGTCTCTCTCTTAGTAGTGCCACCA GAGTTGGATATATCACAAGGATCAGTACTGTATGATGTTGATGAAGTAACTGTTCGCAGTCTTAATGGGTGCAGAGTAGCTGACCAGATTCTTAGGCTTGTTCCAAATGTTGAG AACTTTCGAGCAACACTGAGGTGTTTGAAGTACTGGGCGAAAAAAAGAGGAGTTTACTCTAAT GTTACTGGTTTTCTTGGGGGTGTCAATTGGGCTTTACTTGTTGCACGTGTCTGCCAGCTCTATCCTAATGCTGTGCCAAGTATGTTGGTCTCAAGATTCTTTAGAGTTTTTACTCAATGGCAGTGGCCAAATCCCGTGATGCTTTGTGCTATTGAGGAGGATGAACTTGGTTTTCCTGTTTGGGATCCACGTAAATATCACCGTGACAGATCTCATCATATGCCCATCATAACCCCAGCTTATCCCTGCATGAACTCCAGCTATAATGTTTCAACAAGCACACTGAGGGTTATGATGGAGCAATTCCAGTTTGGCAACAAAATTTGCCAG GAAATTGATATGAATAAGGCTAATTGGTCTGCTCTTTTTGAGCCTTTCCAATTTTTTGAAGCCTATAAGAATTATCTCCAGGTTGACATCATCGCTGAAGATGGAGAAGATCTTAGACTGTGGAAGGGATGGGTTGAATCTCGGTTGAGACAACTGACTTTGAAG ATTGAAAGAGACACATATGGAATGTTACAATGCCATCCTTACCCTCATGAGTATGCTGACCCTTCTAGACAATGTGCTCATTGTGCTTTCTTCATGGGCTTATCAAGGAAAGAAGGTGCGAAAATACAGGAGGGCCAACAGTTTGATATTCGTGGCACagtagatgaatttaggcacGACATCAGCATGTATGGGTACTGGAGGCCTGGGATGGAGTTGGCTGTTTCTCATGTTCGGAGGAAGCAAATTCCATCATATGTGTTCCCAGAGGGCTATAAGAGACCTCGTCCTTTGAGGCATATAAATCATCAGCAacaatctaataaaaataatgttgaaGATGGAGCAGCGAATAGATCCCCAGATGGTCAGCCCAAAAGAAAGCACGATGCAGCTGGGGCTTATGATAGTGAACCCGGCAGAACTGCGAAGAGGACCTCAATGAGCCCCTCAATTAGTCCAAATCGGCAGAGAACCTCATCACCTCCATCTGGCAATATTGCTGATGCTTCTGGTGCAAGTGGTGGAAGTCCGGTTTCACTTGCCAATGGTCCAGAACAGGCAAATTGTTTGAATTCACCACTGGCATCTGAAAAAAGTTTGGACTCTGTTGCATCGGGCTCGAAGTGTGTGGAAGGGGTTTGCTCTGGTGACTCTTCTAAAGAGCGTGATACCTGCATTCCCAGTATCAAGAACTGCACCACTACAACCGAAGCTGTATGTACATCTTTAAAGCGTGTTGCGGAAAAAGTTGTATCAGAGCTCGTTGGAAGTGAAAGCTTGGGAAGCAACAAAAGTGCGGAGTTATTGGAGAGATCTGAGGAGATGGAGAGTGTTCTTGTTGAAAATGTGCATTTCGGTGGGAATGGAGTTGCTCAGAGTGGCCTCCCCGAAGAGTTAGAG cCAAACAATGGGATTGAAGTGGTTTCTAAAGCTCATGCAGGTGTGAACCCGGATGTACCCCAGAAGGCATCGTTGAGGCATGACCCTAAACTCAATCCTT ATCTGCAAGCAAGGGGGACTGTTAAGGGAAGATGGCGATAA
- the LOC102720246 gene encoding nuclear poly(A) polymerase 4 isoform X4, whose product MAASNAAAEPPKQYGITKPISLAGPAEADLQKTAELEKFLVEASLYESPEESARREEVLKELDKIVKDWVKHLTSQRGYTDQMVEEANAVLFTFGSYRLGVHGPGADVDTLCVGPSYVNREEDFFIVLHDILAQTEEVTELQPVPDAHVPVMKFKFHGISIDLLYASVSLLVVPPELDISQGSVLYDVDEVTVRSLNGCRVADQILRLVPNVENFRATLRCLKYWAKKRGVYSNVTGFLGGVNWALLVARVCQLYPNAVPSMLVSRFFRVFTQWQWPNPVMLCAIEEDELGFPVWDPRKYHRDRSHHMPIITPAYPCMNSSYNVSTSTLRVMMEQFQFGNKICQEIDMNKANWSALFEPFQFFEAYKNYLQVDIIAEDGEDLRLWKGWVESRLRQLTLKIERDTYGMLQCHPYPHEYADPSRQCAHCAFFMGLSRKEGAKIQEGQQFDIRGTVDEFRHDISMYGYWRPGMELAVSHVRRKQIPSYVFPEGYKRPRPLRHINHQQQSNKNNVEDGAANRSPDGQPKRKHDAAGAYDSEPGRTAKRTSMSPSISPNRQRTSSPPSGNIADASGASGGSPVSLANGPEQANCLNSPLASEKSLDSVASGSKCVEGVCSGDSSKERDTCIPSIKNCTTTTEAVCTSLKRVAEKVVSELVGSESLGSNKSAELLERSEEMESVLVENVHFGGNGVAQSGLPEELEV is encoded by the exons ATGGCGGCCTCTAATGCCGCAGCCGAGCCCCCGAAGCAGTACGGGATAACGAAACCGATATCGTTGGCTGGGCCGGCGGAGGCTGACCTCCAGAAGACGGCGGAGTTGGAGAAG TTCTTGGTTGAAGCCAGTCTATACGAGAGCCCGGAGGAGTCGGCTAGGCGAGAGGAGGTGCTAAAGGAGCTCGATAAG ATTGTAAAAGATTGGGTGAAGCATTTAACTAGCCAGAGAGGTTACACTGATCAGATGGTTGAGGAGGCAAATGCTGTGCTCTTTACGTTTGGGTCATACCGTTTAGGG GTTCATGGACCTGGAGCTGATGTTGATACTTTATGTGTTGGGCCTTCATATGTGAATCGTGAG GAGGATTTCTTTATTGTACTACATGACATATTGGCACAAACCGAGGAAGTTACTGAATTGCAACCTGTACCTGATGCACATGTTCCTgttatgaaatttaaattccaTGGAATATCAATTGATCTTCTTTATGCCAGTGTCTCTCTCTTAGTAGTGCCACCA GAGTTGGATATATCACAAGGATCAGTACTGTATGATGTTGATGAAGTAACTGTTCGCAGTCTTAATGGGTGCAGAGTAGCTGACCAGATTCTTAGGCTTGTTCCAAATGTTGAG AACTTTCGAGCAACACTGAGGTGTTTGAAGTACTGGGCGAAAAAAAGAGGAGTTTACTCTAAT GTTACTGGTTTTCTTGGGGGTGTCAATTGGGCTTTACTTGTTGCACGTGTCTGCCAGCTCTATCCTAATGCTGTGCCAAGTATGTTGGTCTCAAGATTCTTTAGAGTTTTTACTCAATGGCAGTGGCCAAATCCCGTGATGCTTTGTGCTATTGAGGAGGATGAACTTGGTTTTCCTGTTTGGGATCCACGTAAATATCACCGTGACAGATCTCATCATATGCCCATCATAACCCCAGCTTATCCCTGCATGAACTCCAGCTATAATGTTTCAACAAGCACACTGAGGGTTATGATGGAGCAATTCCAGTTTGGCAACAAAATTTGCCAG GAAATTGATATGAATAAGGCTAATTGGTCTGCTCTTTTTGAGCCTTTCCAATTTTTTGAAGCCTATAAGAATTATCTCCAGGTTGACATCATCGCTGAAGATGGAGAAGATCTTAGACTGTGGAAGGGATGGGTTGAATCTCGGTTGAGACAACTGACTTTGAAG ATTGAAAGAGACACATATGGAATGTTACAATGCCATCCTTACCCTCATGAGTATGCTGACCCTTCTAGACAATGTGCTCATTGTGCTTTCTTCATGGGCTTATCAAGGAAAGAAGGTGCGAAAATACAGGAGGGCCAACAGTTTGATATTCGTGGCACagtagatgaatttaggcacGACATCAGCATGTATGGGTACTGGAGGCCTGGGATGGAGTTGGCTGTTTCTCATGTTCGGAGGAAGCAAATTCCATCATATGTGTTCCCAGAGGGCTATAAGAGACCTCGTCCTTTGAGGCATATAAATCATCAGCAacaatctaataaaaataatgttgaaGATGGAGCAGCGAATAGATCCCCAGATGGTCAGCCCAAAAGAAAGCACGATGCAGCTGGGGCTTATGATAGTGAACCCGGCAGAACTGCGAAGAGGACCTCAATGAGCCCCTCAATTAGTCCAAATCGGCAGAGAACCTCATCACCTCCATCTGGCAATATTGCTGATGCTTCTGGTGCAAGTGGTGGAAGTCCGGTTTCACTTGCCAATGGTCCAGAACAGGCAAATTGTTTGAATTCACCACTGGCATCTGAAAAAAGTTTGGACTCTGTTGCATCGGGCTCGAAGTGTGTGGAAGGGGTTTGCTCTGGTGACTCTTCTAAAGAGCGTGATACCTGCATTCCCAGTATCAAGAACTGCACCACTACAACCGAAGCTGTATGTACATCTTTAAAGCGTGTTGCGGAAAAAGTTGTATCAGAGCTCGTTGGAAGTGAAAGCTTGGGAAGCAACAAAAGTGCGGAGTTATTGGAGAGATCTGAGGAGATGGAGAGTGTTCTTGTTGAAAATGTGCATTTCGGTGGGAATGGAGTTGCTCAGAGTGGCCTCCCCGAAGAGTTAGAG GTGTGA